The Engraulis encrasicolus isolate BLACKSEA-1 chromosome 4, IST_EnEncr_1.0, whole genome shotgun sequence genome includes a window with the following:
- the tmem276a gene encoding transmembrane protein 178B: MATMRILTAAGLFLAFCALGLLTMAISTDYWYETDARRHRERCKKYASKRIDPGYIYISNQNLPLRMRPNGKDVEQRTKTTVEEGAFLRVRRESLAPAAGIESRCSRRFNSTVTGLWRKCHREGFDLENEDLIFKGLIQRCTPVKYYYSSANIPKDLPLNITTTIRQDEWHALHLQRMTAGFIGMAVSIILFGWMVGLLGCCKQNELMQYVAGLLFLMGGTCCIISLCTCVAGINFQLSRYPRYVYGLPEDIGHGYGWSMFSAWGGLGLTLLAGFLCTLAPSLHTPQSVGASGGGGAGGSAHAHKPRQENGIV; the protein is encoded by the exons ATGGCTACCATGAGGATATTAACAGCAGCTGGACTGTTCTTGGCCTTCTGCGCGCTGGGACTGTTGACCATGGCCATAAGCACGGACTATTGGTACGAGACGGATGCCAGGCGGCACAGAGAACGGTGCAAAAAATACGCCAGCAAAAGGATCGACCCGGGGTATATTTACATTTCAAATCAAAACCTCCCGTTGCGGATGCGTCCGAATGGAAAGGATGTTGAACAACGGACGAAGACCACCGTTGAGGAGGGGGCTTTTTTGCGGGTGAGACGGGAATCCCTAGCTCCAGCTGCGGGGATAGAATCCCGCTGCAGTCGGCGTTTCAACTCGACTGTGACCGGATTGTGGAGAAAATGCCATCGAGAGGGTTTCGATTTAGAGAACGAGGATCTCATATTCAAAG GATTGATCCAGCGCTGCACTCCGGTCAAGTACTACTACTCCTCAGCCAACATTCCCAAAGACCTGCCTCTCAACATCACCACAACCATACGCCAGGATGAGTGGCACGCTCTAC ATTTGCAGCGCATGACGGCAGGCTTCATCGGGATGGCGGTGTCCATCATCCTGTTCGGCTGGATGGTCGGGCTGCTGGGCTGCTGCAAACAGAACGAACTGATGCAGTATGTGGCCGGGCTACTGTTTCTAATGGGag GAACCTGCTGCATCATCTCTCTGTGCACGTGCGTGGCCGGCATCAACTTCCAGCTGTCGCGCTACCCCCGCTACGTTTACGGCCTGCCTGAGGACATCGGCCACGGCTACGGCTGGTCCATGTTCAGCGCCTGGGGGGGCCTGGGGCTCACCCTGCTGGCCGGCTTCCTCTGCACGCTGGCCCCCTCCCTGCACACCCCGCAGAGCGTCGGCGCCAGCGGCGGTGGAGGTGCCGGCggcagcgcgcacgcacacaagccgCGGCAGGAGAACGGCATTGTGTGA